In Gemmatimonadaceae bacterium, one DNA window encodes the following:
- a CDS encoding TlpA family protein disulfide reductase, with the protein MIGRLKLMTRRARAGAFVAGVLVAGAFVAGVLVAGALGIALALTPAAARAQHAIDLPLGSTLPDLKVETLDGQPASIGPYIGKTPLLIEVWATWCENCKALEPRILAARKKYGQQVKFLGLAVSFNQSPQRVKLYMEKHGFDVETLYDRKGEADAVYGVKATSTVIVVNKAGKIVYAGAGGDQDIEAAIRKAL; encoded by the coding sequence ATGATCGGTCGACTGAAGTTGATGACGCGCCGGGCGCGTGCTGGCGCGTTTGTCGCCGGCGTGCTTGTCGCCGGCGCGTTTGTCGCCGGCGTGCTTGTCGCCGGCGCGCTGGGGATTGCGCTCGCGCTCACGCCGGCCGCGGCGCGGGCGCAGCACGCGATCGACCTCCCGTTAGGCTCGACGCTCCCCGACCTCAAGGTCGAGACGCTCGACGGCCAGCCGGCCAGCATTGGCCCCTACATCGGGAAAACTCCGCTCCTGATCGAGGTGTGGGCCACGTGGTGCGAGAACTGCAAGGCGCTCGAGCCCAGGATCCTCGCCGCCAGGAAGAAGTACGGGCAGCAGGTGAAGTTCCTGGGGCTCGCCGTCTCGTTCAACCAGTCGCCGCAGCGCGTGAAGCTCTACATGGAGAAGCACGGCTTCGACGTGGAGACGCTGTACGATCGCAAGGGCGAGGCCGACGCCGTGTACGGCGTGAAGGCCACCTCGACCGTGATCGTGGTGAACAAGGCGGGGAAGATCGTCTACGCCGGCGCCGGCGGCGACCAGGACATCGAGGCCGCGATCCGGAAGGCGTTGTAG
- a CDS encoding pyridoxal-phosphate dependent enzyme: MPLPAARDRLLALPHIALGALPTPIDDAPRLREAIGMGARLVIKRDDALPFGFGGNKVRKLGLVAAQAQREHIDTLITCGGVQSNHCRATAATAARLGMACHIVANGTPPDRLSGNALLDHLLGAQVTYVAQRTDRAPGMESLAQRLRAEGRKPLIIPLGASTPLGALGLTLGVGEIARQGIVPDVIVHATSSGGTQAGLLAGCALFGLRTRVIGISADDPVADIAHVVAGIGAGIEELLVLPHGALGLEARFEADASYVGDGYGIPSEASREAQSLAARTEALFTDHWYTAKALAGLIAMARAGRFHDGETVMFWHTGGQVGLFA, translated from the coding sequence ATGCCCCTCCCCGCCGCCCGCGACCGACTCCTCGCCCTTCCCCACATCGCGCTCGGCGCGCTCCCCACACCAATCGACGACGCCCCCCGACTGCGCGAGGCCATCGGCATGGGAGCCCGCCTCGTCATCAAGCGCGACGATGCGCTCCCCTTCGGATTCGGCGGCAACAAGGTGCGCAAGCTCGGACTCGTCGCCGCCCAGGCGCAGCGAGAGCATATCGACACGCTCATCACGTGCGGCGGCGTGCAGTCCAACCACTGCCGAGCCACCGCCGCCACCGCCGCCCGGCTCGGCATGGCGTGCCACATCGTCGCCAACGGAACGCCCCCCGATCGACTGAGCGGCAACGCCCTGCTCGACCACCTCCTGGGCGCACAGGTCACGTACGTCGCGCAGCGCACCGATCGCGCGCCGGGCATGGAGTCGCTGGCCCAGCGCCTCCGCGCCGAGGGACGCAAGCCGCTCATCATCCCGTTAGGCGCGTCGACCCCCCTCGGCGCGCTCGGCCTGACGCTGGGCGTGGGCGAGATCGCCCGCCAGGGGATCGTCCCCGACGTCATCGTGCACGCCACCTCATCGGGCGGGACCCAGGCCGGGCTCCTCGCTGGCTGCGCCTTGTTTGGGCTCCGCACGCGCGTCATCGGGATCAGCGCCGACGATCCCGTTGCGGACATCGCACACGTGGTCGCCGGGATCGGCGCCGGTATCGAGGAGTTGCTGGTCCTGCCGCACGGCGCGCTCGGCCTCGAGGCACGCTTCGAGGCCGATGCCTCGTACGTGGGCGATGGGTATGGGATCCCGAGCGAGGCGTCGCGTGAGGCACAGTCGCTCGCCGCGCGCACCGAGGCGCTCTTCACCGATCACTGGTACACGGCCAAGGCGCTCGCCGGGCTCATCGCGATGGCCCGCGCCGGGCGCTTCCATGACGGCGAGACGGTGATGTTCTGGCACACCGGCGGGCAGGTCGGGCTCTTCGCCTGA
- a CDS encoding 2'-5' RNA ligase family protein gives MSSSIDAELSDKWRRGPGIFVVIDARGPAGESIHAIQHRYDPKLANYLPPHLTLAGSSGVGPIDPRTPREQLLEVMQAIAATTPPMELAFLHPIRFMQTDIIVLPVDHHGPLRELHERIASSGLSFQPARFSFTPHVTLSFFRTLTPVQRRELLAVRLETPLVVDHIRCSLTDEPLPPRPLFELRLTGTTAGAVEG, from the coding sequence GTGTCCTCATCGATTGACGCCGAACTCTCTGACAAATGGCGACGAGGTCCCGGGATCTTCGTCGTCATCGATGCCCGGGGTCCCGCCGGAGAGAGCATCCACGCCATTCAGCATCGCTACGATCCCAAGCTCGCCAACTACCTCCCGCCGCACCTCACCCTGGCCGGGTCGTCGGGGGTGGGGCCGATCGACCCCCGCACTCCGCGCGAGCAGCTGCTCGAGGTGATGCAGGCGATCGCGGCGACCACGCCGCCGATGGAGCTTGCCTTCCTCCATCCCATTCGCTTCATGCAGACCGACATCATCGTCCTCCCCGTGGACCATCACGGTCCCCTGCGGGAGTTGCATGAGCGCATTGCCAGCAGCGGGCTGTCGTTCCAGCCGGCGCGCTTTTCCTTCACGCCGCACGTGACGCTCTCCTTCTTCCGGACGCTGACTCCCGTGCAGCGCCGCGAGCTGCTGGCCGTGCGGCTGGAGACCCCGCTGGTGGTGGACCACATCCGCTGCTCGCTCACCGACGAGCCACTCCCGCCGCGCCCCTTGTTCGAGCTCCGGCTCACCGGGACTACGGCAGGAGCGGTCGAGGGATGA